GCACCCCGACCATGTCGTACCGTCGTCGTCTCCTCCCTGCGCTCCTCGTCCTGCTCGGGACGGGCTGCATCACGACCGCCGAGCAGGGCCGCCGGATGCAGCAGCGGATCGAGGTCCTCGAGCGCCGCCAGGCCGAGCAGGTCGAGGCCCAGGCGGCCGCCGAGGCCCGGCAGAAGGCCGCGCTCGACGAGGCCCTCGGCCGGATCGACGCCAAGCTCGCCGAGGTCACCCGCGCCATGGATGCCCTCGGCCTCTCGGCCCGGAAGACCGACGCCAACTTCGGCGCCACCCTCGACGGGATGCTCACCGACATCCAGAAGTTCCGCGGGGAGCTCGAGGAGCTGAAGTACCGCACCGGCCAGGTCGAGCAGGGCCTGACCGACACCAAGAGCGAGGTCGCGACCCGCCTGGAGAACACCCTCACCGAGGCCCAGCAGCAGATCGAGGCCCTCAAGGGCGACGAGGCGGTGGCGAAGCTCCAGGCCAAGCAGAAGGCCCAGCGCCTGGCCGAGTCCGGGGATCGCCCCAAGCTCCTGAACATGGCGGAGGGGCGCCTCAAGGAGGGCGAGTACGTGCTCGCCCGCGAGATCCTGCAGGACTACCTCAAGCGCTGGCCCGACGACCCCCAGGCCGGGGGCGCCCAGCTGCTGCTGGCCGAGACCTACTTCCGGGCGAAGGACTACCGGGGCGCCATCGTCGCCTACGGCGACCTGCGCAAGAAGTATCCCGACCACCCCCTGATGCCGGGGGTCCTCCTGAACCTCGGCGAGTGCTTCGTCGCGCTCGACCTCAAGCAGGAGGCCGGCCAGTTCTACGACGCGGTCATCGCCCGCTACCCGAAGACGGACACCGCCGGGAAGGCCCGCAAGCGCAAGCAGGAGCTGGGGATCAAGTGACGGCCTCCGTCTCCCGCGCGGCCCTCGTCGCCCTGGCCCTCGGCGCGCTGGCCGTGGCGGCGCCCGCGAGCGCGGCGGGGAAGGGGAAGAAGAAGGCCCCCCCGGGCGAGCCGAAGACCCTCTCGATCTTCTTCGAGGTCTCGAACCGAGGCGAGCTCGACCCCTGCGGGTGAGCGGCCAAGCCGCTGGGCGGTCTGGCCCGGCGCGGGACGGTCCTCGCGGGAGCCCGTGAGGAGGGCGCCGCCCTCCTCGTCCTCGACGGCGGCGACGCCCTCTACCGGCGCCTGGGTGAGGAGGAGACCACCGAGGAGGAGCGGGCCCGGGCGAAGGTGATCCTCGAGGTCATGGGCCGCCTGGGCACCGACGCCATGGCCGTCGGGCCCCGGGACGTGGCCGGCGGGGTGAAGCTCCTCCAGAAGGGCGCCGCCGAGGCCGGGATCGCCCTGCTCTCGGCGAACCTCGAGACCGCCAAGGGGCGGGCCGTCTTCCCCGCGAGCGTCGTCCTCGAGCGGGGCGGCCTGCGGGTGGGCGTGATCGGCGTCTCCACCGCGGACCTCCGGGTGGCCGAGGCCCGCGCCTACCTGGGGGCGAAGCTCACCGCGGCGGCCCCGGCCCCCGCGGTGCAGAAGGCCGCGGCCGCCCTGAAGGGGAAGGCCGACGTGATCGTCCTCCTCGGCCGCCTGACCACCCGCGAGCAGCGGGAGGTGGTGGCGGCGGTGGACCTGCCCCTGGCCCTCATCGGCAGCAGCGGCCAGGCCCCCTCGGCGCCCGGGCGGATCGGCCGGGCCCTCGCCTACGAGGGGGGCTTCCGGGGCCAGGTGCTGCAGCGGGTCGATCTGCGGGTGAGCGAGCCCGGGGGAGGCTTCCGGGACGGCGCCGAGCGCGAGATCGTGCCCGCGCCTCCCGGCCTGAAGACCCCCAACGACGCCAGCGCCCGGGCGATCTATCTGGACGCCTTCAAGGCCATCGATCCGGCCCTGGACGCCCTCCTGGAGCCGGTCCGCTCCGAGGAGGAGCTCGAGGCCCGCAAGAAGGGCCGGGAGAAGGCCGCCGAGTAGGGCCCCCTTCTTGCCCCTCCTTATATGCCGCCCGGGGGTGGGGCTCTGCGTTGACCACCCGGAAATCGGGGTGGTATTCCTTCGCCTCTTACGATCCTGGGAGGGAAGTGCCGTTTTGAGCCTCTTGCGAAGTAGCTGGAAGAATGCCCTCGCCCTCGCCCTCGGGCTCCTGATCGGTGCCGGGGCCGGCGCCTGCACCAACCCCTCGGTCGACCCCCCGGATGGTGGGGACACCATCTTCGAGAGCTGCTCGGTGGACAGCGAGTGCAACCCGAGCGGCGGGTCGGCCTTCCGCTGCCACCGTGAGCTGCGGCGCTGCGTCTGCATCTCGGACGCCTCCTGCCCGGCGAACCTCTTCTGCAACGCCTTCACCGGCGCCTGCGTGGCCGAGGTCCCCGGCTGCACCTCGGACGGCCAGTGCGCGCCGAGCCAGTACTGCGACGTGGGCAACCGCACCTGCCGCGATCGCCGCAGCTACTGCGAGCAGTGCACCCAGGACGCGCAGTGCGGCTCCAGCGCCGATCGCTGCATCCGGGACGACCAGCTCGGCCGCTCCTTCTGCGGCAAGGCCTGCACCACCGACGCCGACTGCGACGACCAGTCGACCTGCCAGGACAAGGCCGGCGGCAAGAGCTGCTGGCCCACCAACGCCAACTGCGACTCCCTGGCGGGCTGCAACCCCGACTCCGGCCAGGCCTGCGCCGCCGACGCCGACTGCACCGACGGCACGGACCAGGTCTGCGACCAGGTACAGCAGCTCTGTGTGGCCCGCGTGCCCACCTGCCCCTTCGGCCAGGTCTGCGATCGCGACAGCGTCACCTGCACCGCCGCCTGCACCACCGACGACGAGTGCAACCTCGACCCCGACTGCGAGGGCACCCTCTGCCGCTGCACCAACAACCAGTGCACCCCGATCGCCCTGTGCCGGGACAACAGCGACTGCGAGGCCGGGAAGGTCTGCGTCATCGAGCCGGCTCAGTCCGACGGTGAGTGCGGCACCGCCTGCGAGATCGACACCGACTGTCCCCAGGGCTCGGTCTGCACCGACCTGGGCAGCCGCAAGGCCTGCATGACGGGCTGCACCAGCAGCGCCGACTGCACCCTCGCCCAGAACTGCTCCGCCGGCCGCTGCGTCACGGGCTGCCAGGTGGACGACGTCTGCGACCTCTGTCAGCGCTGCGCCCCGATCAACCCGCAGGTGAACGAGTGCCGGGGCGTCGGCTCGGTCTACTGCCAGACCTGCGCGGCCCCCGCCGACGGCTGCCAGCCCGCCACCGGCACCCAGTACTGCTGTGACATGGACTCGAGCGCGGGCATCGCCGGCTACCTGGGGCAGGATTGCTCGACCACCGCCTGCCCGCGGGGCTTCGAGTGTTACGCCATCTCTGACATCTTCGGCACGGTCCTGGCGCAGAACTGCTTCCCCTTCGATCCCAGCGTCTGCTCGCAGCCCACCTGCAACTAGAGACACCCTCCCACGATGCTGCGCACCCTCTCCCTCGGCGGTCTGCTCCTCCTCGCTCTCCTGACCGCCTGCCCCGGGGGTGGTGACGAGCCCTTCGACGGAGGCACCCTCGGCGCCGGCGGCGAGTGCACGGTGCAGGACGACTGCTTCGGCTGCGGGGTCTGCCGGCTGCCCTACGACGAGGTCTGCCTCGAGGGGCAGTGCTGGCTCTCGGGTCCTCCGGACCGGCACGGCGACCCCATGGTGGGCAGCTACCTGGTCATCGCCACCTTCCCCGACGAGCTGGACCGCAACCGCATCCTGAGCGGCGCGATCCGGATCCTCGACAAGCGCAAGGCGAACGGAGAGACGCTCACCTGCGCCGAGCTGATGGCCGATCCCATCGCCACCGACGCCGATCCCCTGATCAACCGAGTCCGCACCCTCGAGCCCCGGCTGCAGATCCCGGCCACCGCCGACCAGTCGGCCATGGGCGTGACCGCCGGCCTCGGCGAGGATCGCCTGATCTTCGTGCGCATCCACGAGGAGACGAACGGCGTCGGCACCCTCCTCTCCCTGGGCTGCGTCGAGGGCGTGGACATCGTGCTGGGCGCCGAGTGCACCGACAACGCCGGCTGCGAGCGGCCGAGGATCTGCGAGCTGGCCGGGGCCGACACGGGCTACTGCGGCCCCATCTCGGTGGAAGTGCCGCTCTCGATGCCGTAGGCTCACGGGCAGTGGTTCTCGCTCGCTTCCTGCTGCCGATCTTCCTGGGCGGGGCGCTGGCTCTGCCCGCGCTCCCGGCCCGAGCCGGTGATCCGCTGGACGACCGCGACGGCACCGAGAGCTGGGACACCTTCGCTGGCGCCGCCCGGCGCCGGGAGGCCGCCGAGCGCCGCCGCAAGGCCATCCTCGAGCGGGTGCTGCAGGAGTGGGAGTCGCGGCGGGACGCCTGGCAGGCCGAGCGGATGGACCTGCGCAACGAGCAGTACCTCCAGTCGGAGATCCGCTCGATGCAGTCCCTCG
The DNA window shown above is from Deltaproteobacteria bacterium and carries:
- a CDS encoding tetratricopeptide repeat protein translates to MSYRRRLLPALLVLLGTGCITTAEQGRRMQQRIEVLERRQAEQVEAQAAAEARQKAALDEALGRIDAKLAEVTRAMDALGLSARKTDANFGATLDGMLTDIQKFRGELEELKYRTGQVEQGLTDTKSEVATRLENTLTEAQQQIEALKGDEAVAKLQAKQKAQRLAESGDRPKLLNMAEGRLKEGEYVLAREILQDYLKRWPDDPQAGGAQLLLAETYFRAKDYRGAIVAYGDLRKKYPDHPLMPGVLLNLGECFVALDLKQEAGQFYDAVIARYPKTDTAGKARKRKQELGIK